One region of Simkaniaceae bacterium genomic DNA includes:
- a CDS encoding protein kinase, producing the protein MFPLSSVISPSGSYTIGAEPYSDASGSSLGNSPVSSDSVESFNDAMPIREKRGREGDIAGESSSKRFDMIPSYEGSSFRTREEEIASIDPLGCLNYPHILERLRELSDQLRGMFFIPLYLNPEITSVFISRSREMKDLHAKMGVQIAQIEMGNENRFYRRNELLNLQTEVLKFRRIYAAMELYQRHAMVIHTLCFDSCYRPFDSQFSYYMRELKTHPLFIEVIKATCRPFIRKSATILSVNSHKTHAVVYNYTISIINPVTKKEKKVAEVAIKMFRAVYADPAFTRMIQNSFEAEVYSLSVLSQVDGVAELIFAKRPKLDKGEVSYEIVTKKYFSDIAHEMQNGNLLKSKFFHHYLPQLLSAVKSIHAHGIVHSNLKPANFFITEDQQLKIGDFALATECGKKPAGGNGLYNAPEVTEWRADGNLHVRHEAKAGYEQDVWSIGMIVLIMIDPSIKRHVYKQLMHGMVQEDMDAICKFVLISKTDQFFKYNDPEKKRDGILKKVLERTLRIDPRQRVSVNELLLLFRI; encoded by the coding sequence ATGTTCCCTTTATCATCAGTCATTTCCCCATCCGGTTCTTATACGATAGGGGCTGAGCCGTATTCTGATGCATCGGGATCTTCGCTTGGAAACAGTCCGGTGTCGAGTGATAGTGTAGAGTCATTTAATGATGCCATGCCAATCAGGGAAAAGAGGGGACGAGAGGGGGATATAGCCGGTGAGAGCAGCTCTAAGCGCTTTGATATGATCCCGAGTTATGAGGGCTCTTCTTTTAGAACGCGTGAAGAGGAGATTGCTTCCATTGATCCGTTAGGGTGTTTAAACTACCCCCATATTTTAGAGCGGTTGAGAGAATTATCCGATCAGTTGCGCGGGATGTTTTTTATTCCCCTGTATCTCAATCCCGAAATCACCTCTGTTTTTATTTCCCGCTCTCGTGAGATGAAAGATCTGCATGCAAAAATGGGTGTGCAAATCGCGCAGATTGAAATGGGCAATGAAAATCGGTTTTATCGTCGAAATGAACTCCTTAATTTGCAAACGGAAGTGCTTAAATTTAGACGAATTTATGCAGCCATGGAGTTATATCAACGCCACGCAATGGTGATTCACACTCTCTGTTTTGATTCCTGTTATCGCCCCTTTGATTCTCAATTTTCTTATTACATGAGGGAGTTAAAGACACACCCTCTCTTTATCGAGGTCATTAAAGCAACCTGCCGGCCCTTTATAAGAAAAAGCGCCACCATTCTGAGTGTCAACTCACACAAGACCCATGCCGTAGTTTATAATTACACGATATCAATCATCAATCCTGTAACTAAAAAAGAGAAAAAAGTAGCAGAAGTAGCGATCAAAATGTTCCGGGCGGTATACGCCGATCCGGCATTTACGCGCATGATTCAAAATAGCTTTGAAGCAGAGGTTTATTCTTTAAGTGTATTGAGTCAAGTCGATGGAGTGGCAGAGCTTATTTTTGCAAAGCGTCCCAAATTAGATAAAGGGGAGGTTAGCTATGAGATTGTAACAAAAAAATATTTCAGCGACATCGCCCATGAAATGCAGAATGGAAATCTTTTGAAAAGTAAATTTTTTCACCACTATCTTCCGCAACTGCTGTCTGCAGTAAAGAGCATCCACGCTCATGGTATTGTCCATAGCAATTTAAAGCCGGCTAATTTTTTTATCACGGAAGATCAACAATTAAAAATTGGGGACTTTGCTCTAGCGACTGAGTGTGGAAAAAAGCCGGCCGGTGGAAATGGTTTGTATAATGCTCCTGAAGTCACTGAATGGCGAGCAGATGGAAATTTGCATGTTCGGCATGAAGCAAAAGCCGGATACGAGCAAGATGTATGGTCCATTGGGATGATTGTGCTCATCATGATCGATCCCTCTATAAAAAGGCATGTTTATAAACAATTGATGCATGGGATGGTGCAAGAAGATATGGATGCGATATGTAAATTCGTCTTGATTTCCAAAACAGATCAATTTTTTAAGTACAATGATCCGGAAAAGAAGCGGGACGGCATATTAAAAAAGGTGCTTGAAAGAACACTTAGGATTGATCCACGACAAAGAGTTTCCGTAAATGAGCTTTTACTATTATTCCGGATATAA